A region of the Oceanispirochaeta sp. genome:
ACAGAGAGGCCGAAGGATATATTGCTGAGTCCCAGCACTGTGAGGCATCCGGGAAGTTCTTCCTTGATTCCTTTAATGGCTTCCAGGGTCTGGAGGGCCGCATTCCTGAGGGTTTCATCCCCCGCACCAATGGTGAAGGTGAGCGGGTCAAAGAGTATATCCTGAGGACGAAGGCCCATTTCATCAACGGCAATGGCGTAGATGCGTTTGGCTATGGCAATTTTTTCGGGGGCGGTCATAGCCATCCCCTTTTCATCGATGGTCAGGGCAACCACGGCGGCGCCGTATTTCTTGACCTGTTTCAACACCTTGTAGATGTTGACCCCACCGTCTTCCAGATTGACAGAATTGACGATGCACCGCCCCGGGTAGAGCTGGAGAGCCCGCTCGATGACCGCTGGTGTGGTGGAATCTATCATCAAGGGTGTTTTCAGTGACGAGGCAAAAGTGGGAATCAGAGACTCCATATCCTCCATTTCATTCCGTCCGACATAGGCGGTGCAGAGGTCCAGAACATGGGCTCCGGCGGCTTCCTGCTCCCGGGCAATGGTCAGGCAGGTGTCGAAATCATCATCCAGCAGGGCATCCCTGAATCGCTTGGAGCCGTTGGCATTGCAGCGTTCTCCGATGATGAGTGGTTTTATGGGCTGAATCAGATCTACTGCTTCATAAAGGCTTGCTATAGAGGGTTTCAAGGCAGGACCTCCCGTTTGGCTGGGGTTGTTCCGGCCAGTGCTTTTTTCAAGGCGATGATATGCTGGGGAGTCGTACCGCAGCATCCTCCCGCCAGGGAGACACCCCAGTCTCCGATGAAAGTCTTCAGTTCCCGGGCATAAGCCTCGGGACTCATGGGATAAGTCGTTTTACCGTCTACAATCTGGGGCAGTCCCTGGTTAGGTAGGCAGGAAATCCGTCCCGGCCAGTTGTGACTGAGCCAGCGGATGGTACTGAGCATGTCTTCGGGACCGGTGGCACAGTTCAAACCAAAGGATAATACCGGAAAGGGTTCGATGATGGCTGCCGCAGCGGCTATGTCTG
Encoded here:
- a CDS encoding dihydropteroate synthase — its product is MKPSIASLYEAVDLIQPIKPLIIGERCNANGSKRFRDALLDDDFDTCLTIAREQEAAGAHVLDLCTAYVGRNEMEDMESLIPTFASSLKTPLMIDSTTPAVIERALQLYPGRCIVNSVNLEDGGVNIYKVLKQVKKYGAAVVALTIDEKGMAMTAPEKIAIAKRIYAIAVDEMGLRPQDILFDPLTFTIGAGDETLRNAALQTLEAIKGIKEELPGCLTVLGLSNISFGLSV